A stretch of Triticum aestivum cultivar Chinese Spring chromosome 1D, IWGSC CS RefSeq v2.1, whole genome shotgun sequence DNA encodes these proteins:
- the LOC123156999 gene encoding scarecrow-like protein 34: protein MAIEPLRDNLDTLAATNQPYGDSSSQQQLTVYNYDLSCPHSTVLSPANQVSVNSSHGQNKFQIAAGSSPEHHRIRSNDALHYISQMLMEDVDEVDICQGAALQAAEKPFRDILGEVCTPPTNWPPLNSNNKPDNPDKSGTSRYKRVWSTSFSNDYSSYNMLQPLATPLSPYICNRSPFLPNQPLISVGWTSGSGFLALHGQRGVRQERMFAPSIDKLVIYSKNNILYISQLTTKAKVGERTENTIFEVADPRGWDIFQRRSNEHHAITTCAIIRNENFDQVLLCYDRSDRITRLRERMAGEGNKTSLKGRSRSRKQPRKELVDLRTLLIHCAQAVAEHSYLLASELLLKIRQHSSADGDCTQRLAFYLADGLKARLAGTGSQVYRNLVERQTSTADWLEAYSLFLAAFPFGRASYYFANQAILDVSQGKPRVHIVDFGIGFGFQWPLMIQIFAQREEGAPKLRITGIDVPLSGFHPCKMIEETGKRLADYANRFKVPFQYQGIAASRWETIKIDDLNIDEVEVLIVNCMFRMKNLGHETDAVNGARDKVLKTMRRMDPKIFISGTVNGLLSSPFFIQRFKEVMLHYSSVFDMLDANVPRDNEARKMIERILFGQDALNIIACEGAQRTERPEIYRQWQARCLKAGFQQLPVDPAILKNIVHRKNLLFHQEFFAVEDCGWLLQGWKGRVLYAVSKWKPNDDQ, encoded by the coding sequence ATGGCAATTGAACCTCTCCGTGATAATCTGGACACCCTCGCAGCAACCAACCAACCATATGGTGATTCCTCTTCCCAGCAGCAACTCACCGTGTACAACTACGACCTGAGTTGTCCACACTCAACAGTTCTCTCCCCAGCCAACCAAGTAAGTGTCAACAGCAGCCATGGACAAAACAAATTTCAGATTGCTGCAGGGAGTAGCCCTGAGCACCACCGGATCAGATCAAACGATGCTCTTCACTACATAAGCCAGATGCTGATGGAAGACGTTGACGAGGTCGACATATGCCAAGGGGCTGCTCTTCAGGCTGCTGAGAAGCCATTCCGTGACATTCTTGGTGAGGTATGCACACCGCCTACTAACTGGCCGCCATTGAATAGCAACAACAAACCAGACAACCCTGATAAGAGTGGGACCAGTCGTTACAAGAGGGTCTGGAGCACTAGCTTCAGTAATGACTATTCCAGTTACAACATGTTGCAACCTTTAGCAACCCCGTTGAGTCCATATATATGCAATAGGAGTCCTTTTTTACCAAACCAGCCGTTGATAAGTGTTGGATGGACTTCCGGATCTGGCTTCCTTGCCTTGCATGGTCAGAGAGGTGTCAGGCAGGAAAGAATGTTTGCTCCAAGTATTGATAAGCTGGTGATATATTCAAAGAATAACATACTTTATATTTCCCAACTGACTACGAAGGCAAAAGTAGGAGAGAGGACCGAAAACACAATCTTTGAGGTGGCAGACCCAAGGGGTTGGGATATCTTTCAAAGAAGGAGCAATGAACATCATGCCATCACCACTTGTGCAATAATTCGAAATGAAAATTTTGACCAAGTTCTGCTATGCTATGATCGTTCTGACCGAATAACAAGACTGCGAGAAAGGATGGCGGGGGAAGGAAACAAGACCTCTCTGAAAGGCCGGAGCAGAAGTAGGAAGCAACCGAGGAAAGAGTTGGTTGATCTCAGGACTCTCCTAATCCACTGCGCACAAGCTGTGGCAGAACACAGCTACCTGTTGGCCAGTGAACTGCTATTGAAGATAAGGCAACACTCTTCAGCAGATGGTGATTGTACTCAGAGACTGGCATTTTACTTGGCGGATGGCCTCAAGGCACGCTTGGCTGGGACCGGGAGTCAGGTTTACCGCAACCTCGTGGAAAGGCAAACAAGTACCGCAGATTGGTTAGAGGCTTATAGCCTTTTTCTTGCAGCTTTCCCTTTCGGAAGGGCGTCATACTATTTTGCCAACCAAGCTATTCTTGATGTCTCACAAGGGAAACCAAGGGTACACATCGTTGATTTCGGCATCGGCTTTGGCTTTCAGTGGCCATTAATGATTCAGATTTTTGCACAGCGAGAGGAGGGAGCCCCTAAGCTTCGGATCACAGGTATAGACGTTCCCCTGTCAGGTTTCCACCCCTGCAAAATGATCGAGGAGACAGGGAAGCGGTTGGCTGATTACGCAAATAGGTTCAAGGTACCTTTCCAGTATCAGGGCATTGCCGCTTCAAGATGGGAGACAATCAAAATTGATGATCTTAACATTGACGAGGTTGAAGTTCTCATAGTGAACTGCATGTTCCGGATGAAGAATCTCGGTCATGAAACCGATGCCGTAAATGGTGCAAGGGATAAGGTGCTCAAAACTATGAGGAGGATGGACCCGAAGATTTTTATTTCTGGCACGGTGAATGGTTTACTCAGTTCTCCCTTCTTCATACAACGTTTCAAAGAGGTTATGCTCCATTACTCTTCAGTGTTTGACATGCTTGATGCAAATGTTCCACGGGATAATGAAGCAAGAAAGATGATTGAGAGGATCCTGTTTGGGCAGGATGCTCTTAACATCATAGCATGTGAGGGTGCACAAAGAACTGAGAGGCCAGAAATATACAGGCAGTGGCAAGCAAGGTGCCTCAAGGCTGGGTTCCAGCAGCTTCCTGTCGATCCAGCCATCTTAAAGAACATAGTACACAGGAAGAACTTACTGTTTCATCAGGAATTCTTTGCTGTAGAAGATTGCGGCTGGCTGCTTCAAGGATGGAAAGGGAGGGTACTTTATGCTGTATCTAAATGGAAACCTAATGATGATCAATAA
- the LOC123157001 gene encoding scarecrow-like protein 9, with protein MAVGALLGDLDPTAATHQPYDGASSSQQQLTVDSYDLSGPLLAQPTTTRASTYLHVAVTSPGLCNVNSSLQTAAGGSPEHRRIRSNDALHYISQMLMEDVDERFEICQGDAALQAAEKPFRDLLGQVPPLATNPPLLNRNNEPDSPDKGRTSRYKRLWSTSFSNDCSSYSLLQPLTTPSNPYICSRSLSLQNRPFISVGPTSRSGFPALHHQRGVEEAKMAVAPSIDKLLIYLENGILSISKLSTKAKVGERSENTIFEVAAPRDWDILEGRSNKHIAFTTCAIIRNENFDQALLCYGLESFKKTTRLRRGLAEEGNKNSLKGRSKGRQKLWQRKQPMRELVDLKTLLINCAQAVAEDNHLLASKLLKKIRQHSSADGDCSQRLAFYLADGLEARLAGTGGQVYGNLMERRTSTTDWLDAHSLFVASCPFDRTSYYFASQAILDVSQGKPRVHIVDFGIGFGFQWPLMIQKFAQQEEGAPKLRITGIDVPQPGFRPCETIEETGKRLADYANMFKVPFQYQGIAASRWENIKIEDLNIDKDEVLIINCMFRMKNLGHETEAINSARDKVLKMMRMMNPKVFISGTVNGLCSSPFFIKRFKEVMFHYSSMFDMLDANVVPRDNEARKMIERMIFGKDALNMIACEGAERTERPESYRQWHARCLKAGFQQLPVDPAILRIIVYMKNTFWHEEFFAVEDRGWLLQGWKGRVIYAISKWKPDETYDGR; from the coding sequence ATGGCGGTTGGAGCTCTCCTTGGCGATCTGGACCCCACCGCAGCAACCCACCAACCATACGACGGCGCTTCCTCTTCCCAGCAGCAACTCACCGTGGACAGCTACGACCTGAGTGGTCCACTGTTGGCCCAGCCAACAACCACTAGAGCAAGCACATATCTGCATGTTGCAGTCACCAGCCCTGGGTTGTGCAATGTCAACAGCAGCCTACAGACGGCCGCAGGGGGTAGCCCTGAGCACCGCCGGATCAGATCAAACGACGCTCTTCACTATATCAGCCAGATGCTGATGGAAGACGTCGACGAGAGGTTTGAAATATGCCAAGGGGACGCCGCTCTCCAGGCTGCTGAGAAACCATTCCGTGACCTTCTTGGGCAGGTACCCCCATTGGCTACTAACCCTCCGCTGTTGAATAGGAACAACGAACCAGACAGCCCTGATAAGGGTAGGACCAGCCGTTACAAGAGGCTCTGGAGCACTAGCTTCAGTAATGACTGTTCCAGTTACAGCTTGTTACAGCCCTTAACAACCCCATCGAATCCATATATCTGCAGTAGGAGTCTTTCTCTACAAAACCGTCCGTTCATAAGTGTTGGACCGACTTCTAGATCTGGTTTCCCCGCCTTGCATCATCAGAGaggtgtcgaggaggcaaagatgGCTGTTGCTCCAAGTATTGATAAGCTGCTGATATATTTAGAAAATGGCATACTTTCCATTTCCAAACTGTCTACAAAGGCAAAAGTAGGAGAGAGGAGCGAAAACACAATCTTTgaggtggcagccccaagggactGGGATATCTTGGAGGGAAGGAGCAATAAACATATTGCCTTCACCACTTGTGCAATAATTCGAAATGAAAATTTCGACCAAGCTCTGCTATGCTATGGTCTGGAGAGTTTCAAAAAAACAACAAGACTGCGAAGAGGGTTAGCAGAGGAAGGAAACAAGAACTCACTGAAAGGCCGGAGCAAAGGACGTCAGAAGCTATGGCAGAGGAAGCAACCTATGAGAGAGTTGGTTGATCTCAAAACTCTCCTCATCAATTGTGCACAAGCTGTGGCGGAAGACAACCATCTGTTGGCCAGTAAACTCCTAAAGAAGATAAGACAACATTCCTCAGCAGATGGTGATTGTTCTCAGAGACTGGCATTTTACTTGGCGGATGGCCTCGAGGCACGCTTGGCTGGGACCGGGGGTCAGGTTTATGGCAACCTAATGGAGAGGAGAACAAGTACAACAGATTGGTTAGATGCTCACAGCCTTTTTGTTGCATCCTGCCCTTTTGACAGGACGTCATACTACTTTGCCAGCCAAGCTATTCTTGATGTCTCACAAGGGAAACCAAGGGTGCACATCGTTGATTTTGGCATCGGCTTCGGCTTTCAGTGGCCATTAATGATTCAGAAGTTTGCACAGCAAGAAGAGGGAGCCCCTAAGCTTCGAATCACAGGTATAGATGTTCCCCAGCCAGGTTTCCGCCCCTGCGAAACGATCGAGGAGACAGGGAAGCGGTTGGCTGATTATGCAAACATGTTCAAGGTACCTTTTCAGTATCAGGGCATTGCCGCTTCAAGATGGGAGAACATTAAAATTGAGGATCTTAACATTGACAAGGATGAAGTTCTGATAATCAACTGCATGTTCCGGATGAAGAATCTCGGTCATGAAACCGAAGCCATAAATAGTGCAAGGGACAAGGTGCTCAAaatgatgaggatgatgaacccaaaGGTTTTTATTTCAGGCACCGTAAATGGGTTATGCAGTTCTCCCTTCTTCATAAAACGTTTCAAAGAGGTTATGTTCCATTACTCTTCAATGTTTGACATGCTTGATGCAAACGTAGTTCCACGGGATAATGAAGCAAGAAAGATGATTGAGAGGATGATATTTGGGAAGGATGCACTTAACATGATAGCATGTGAGGGTGCAGAAAGAACTGAGAGACCAGAAAGTTACAGGCAGTGGCACGCAAGGTGCCTCAAGGCCGGGTTCCAGCAGCTTCCCGTCGATCCAGCTATCTTAAGGATAATAGTATACATGAAGAACACGTTTTGGCATGAGGAATTCTTTGCTGTTGAAGATCGCGGTTGGCTGCTACAAGGATGGAAAGGGAGAGTAATTTATGCAATATCTAAATGGAAACCTGATGAAACATACGACGGTCGGTAA